The Candidatus Delongbacteria bacterium genome has a window encoding:
- a CDS encoding UDP-N-acetylmuramoyl-L-alanyl-D-glutamate--2,6-diaminopimelate ligase — protein sequence MRREASFAWLCALPGVRRAQLAADGRAGLEGLSGDGPCLRTDSRHCRPGDLFVALRGTGRDGHDFVPGLLGQGVTCVVERAWQLEQPEALRALPGQILVEDTRDWLPRAAARIAGLEGDELRVHGITGTNGKTSTAWILQQLLRLEDPRAGLVGTICSRLGDDEPRPSALTTPDSPWLAAFARGLLDQGGRHLVMEVSSHAIHQRREAVFGFQSAVFLNLSPEHLDYHAGMEDYFRVKSSFLRRPEPALRLVNVDDPWGARLAEGLDPLPVSTLGHGPEAEWRITDPCLTPEGQTFTLSRGGERHALAIPIHGDFQVGNAAAAWITARCLGLPARELTEALARIEPVPGRMEPVRLPGGPRVLIDYAHSPDGYEKALAAVAKLPRRRLHVLFGCGGERDRGKRPVMLEIVLRHAERVWLSLDNPRREDPEQIFADILARQGGDPRITRIDDRAAAIRAMLADAGPEDLLLLLGKGHERYQLLGMDKLPFDERAVLRGAWETRA from the coding sequence ATGCGACGAGAAGCTTCCTTCGCCTGGCTCTGCGCGCTGCCCGGCGTGCGCCGCGCCCAGCTGGCCGCCGACGGCCGTGCGGGGCTGGAGGGCCTGTCCGGCGACGGCCCCTGCCTGCGCACCGACAGCCGGCACTGCCGGCCGGGCGACCTGTTCGTGGCGCTGCGCGGCACGGGCCGGGACGGCCACGACTTCGTGCCCGGGCTGCTGGGGCAGGGCGTGACCTGCGTGGTGGAGCGCGCCTGGCAGCTGGAGCAGCCGGAGGCGCTGCGCGCGCTGCCCGGACAAATCCTGGTGGAGGACACGCGCGACTGGCTGCCCCGCGCGGCGGCCCGCATCGCCGGGCTGGAAGGCGACGAGCTGCGCGTCCACGGCATCACGGGCACCAACGGCAAGACCAGCACGGCCTGGATCCTGCAGCAACTGCTGCGCCTGGAGGATCCGCGCGCCGGACTGGTGGGCACCATCTGCAGCCGGCTGGGGGACGACGAGCCGCGGCCTTCCGCGCTGACCACGCCGGACTCCCCCTGGCTGGCGGCCTTTGCCCGCGGCCTGTTGGACCAGGGCGGCCGGCATCTGGTGATGGAGGTCTCCAGCCACGCCATCCACCAGCGGCGCGAGGCCGTCTTCGGCTTCCAGAGCGCCGTGTTCCTCAACCTGAGCCCCGAGCACCTGGACTACCACGCAGGCATGGAGGACTACTTCCGCGTCAAGTCCTCCTTCCTGCGCCGCCCGGAACCCGCCCTGCGGCTGGTGAACGTGGACGACCCCTGGGGCGCGCGGCTGGCGGAGGGCCTGGACCCGCTGCCCGTCAGCACGCTGGGGCACGGGCCCGAGGCGGAGTGGCGGATCACGGATCCTTGTCTCACGCCGGAGGGCCAGACTTTCACGCTCAGCCGGGGCGGGGAGCGCCACGCGCTGGCGATTCCCATCCACGGCGACTTCCAGGTGGGCAACGCGGCGGCGGCCTGGATCACGGCCCGCTGCCTGGGTCTGCCCGCCCGCGAGCTGACGGAGGCCCTGGCGCGCATCGAACCCGTGCCCGGGCGGATGGAGCCCGTCCGGTTGCCCGGCGGGCCGCGCGTGCTCATCGACTACGCCCACTCGCCCGACGGCTACGAGAAGGCCCTGGCCGCCGTGGCGAAGTTGCCGCGCCGGCGCCTGCACGTGCTGTTCGGCTGCGGCGGCGAGCGCGACCGCGGCAAGCGGCCGGTCATGCTGGAGATCGTGCTGCGCCACGCGGAGCGGGTCTGGCTGAGCCTGGACAATCCGCGCCGGGAGGATCCGGAGCAGATCTTCGCCGACATCCTGGCCCGCCAGGGCGGGGATCCGCGCATCACGCGCATCGACGACCGCGCCGCGGCCATCCGCGCCATGCTGGCCGACGCCGGGCCGGAGGATCTGCTGCTGCTACTGGGCAAGGGCCATGAGCGCTACCAGCTGCTGGGAATGGACAAGCTGCCCTTCGACGAGCGCGCCGTGCTGCGCGGGGCCTGGGAGACGCGCGCATGA
- a CDS encoding type II toxin-antitoxin system RelE/ParE family toxin: MILTFHDQGTEDVFYGRDSVLARRACPRQLVAAARRRLEQIDSVRFIEELRIPPGNRLEPLAGNRSGQHSIRINRRFRICFTWGSSGPLDVEIVDYHR; this comes from the coding sequence ATGATTCTCACGTTTCATGACCAGGGCACCGAGGATGTCTTCTACGGGCGGGACAGCGTCCTCGCGCGGCGGGCCTGCCCACGTCAGCTGGTGGCGGCTGCCCGCAGGCGGCTGGAGCAGATTGACTCCGTCCGCTTCATCGAGGAATTGCGCATTCCGCCCGGCAATCGCCTTGAGCCGTTGGCGGGGAATCGCAGCGGCCAGCACAGCATCCGCATCAACCGGCGCTTCCGCATCTGTTTCACGTGGGGATCGTCCGGCCCGCTGGATGTGGAGATCGTCGACTACCACCGGTAG
- a CDS encoding RNA-binding protein, producing MSKKLYVGNLNFAMANQDLEELFSPYGQVSSATVIMDRETGRSKGFGFVEMNNDNEAQAAISALNGKEINGRALTVNEARPREEGARPRSGGGGGFGGGGGGGRGGFGGGGGGNRGGSGGGGGYGGGGGNRRF from the coding sequence AGCAAGAAGTTGTACGTCGGCAACTTGAACTTCGCCATGGCCAACCAGGACCTTGAGGAGCTGTTCAGCCCGTACGGGCAGGTCAGTTCCGCCACCGTGATCATGGATCGCGAAACGGGTCGTTCCAAGGGCTTTGGCTTTGTGGAAATGAATAATGACAACGAAGCCCAGGCTGCCATCTCCGCGCTGAACGGCAAGGAGATCAACGGTCGCGCGCTCACCGTGAACGAGGCTCGCCCCCGCGAAGAGGGTGCCCGTCCGCGTAGCGGTGGCGGCGGCGGCTTCGGCGGCGGTGGTGGCGGCGGTCGCGGCGGCTTCGGCGGCGGCGGCGGCGGCAACCGCGGCGGCAGCGGTGGTGGCGGCGGTTACGGTGGTGGCGGCGGCAACCGTCGCTTCTAG
- a CDS encoding sugar transferase — translation MARYLLRAGLVLLDLSCLCLAFWLGWWTRFNLLPPLLPGLVSVQQPWSLYLEILPPTFLLLVIFATRSGLYRFTDTDRRRQVYGSLQAAAWLLPVVLAYLVLFRLDYEFSRLGTLFAMGWLLLLLPAARSLVFALIEGLGVLRAPTLFIGSQERVEAYLEAVGRRRYQRRNILLGRFSPSELFDESGQDFTPARNAEVERLLGEGRLQKVVVFLEGLPRRRVTTVLRKFEIRVKTIKLVPDAASMAFMGARIVRPDARPLLSLRQNLWRPAVRALKRTLDLAVALAALPAVLLVILLAAPCLGFRPLMRIRRYDLARRPIHLLQLRVDYEQGGWLFQSGLYKLPELLGVLLGRQSLVGPAPLIEREFDLYGGNGAAFAHIRPGLTGLWQVTDYGYFEPGQRLALDMYYTMNWSPQLDLRILLESAGKALRSLRRPRVGGLRS, via the coding sequence ATGGCCCGCTACCTGCTCCGCGCCGGCCTGGTCCTGCTGGATCTCAGCTGCCTCTGCCTGGCCTTCTGGCTGGGCTGGTGGACGCGTTTCAACCTGCTGCCGCCGCTCCTGCCCGGGCTGGTGAGCGTGCAGCAGCCCTGGAGCCTCTACCTGGAGATCCTGCCGCCGACCTTTCTCCTGCTGGTGATCTTCGCCACGCGCTCGGGGCTCTACCGCTTCACCGACACGGACCGCCGCCGCCAGGTCTACGGCTCGCTGCAGGCCGCGGCCTGGTTGCTGCCCGTGGTGCTGGCCTACCTGGTGCTGTTCCGGCTGGACTACGAATTCAGCCGCTTGGGGACCCTGTTCGCCATGGGCTGGCTGCTGCTCCTGCTGCCCGCGGCGCGTTCGCTGGTATTCGCGCTCATCGAGGGTCTGGGCGTGCTGCGCGCCCCCACGCTGTTCATCGGAAGCCAGGAGCGCGTGGAGGCCTATCTGGAGGCCGTGGGCCGGCGGCGCTACCAGCGGCGCAACATCCTGCTGGGGCGCTTTTCGCCCAGCGAGCTCTTCGACGAGAGCGGCCAGGACTTCACGCCCGCGCGCAATGCGGAGGTGGAGCGCCTGCTGGGCGAGGGTCGGCTGCAGAAGGTGGTGGTGTTCCTGGAGGGCCTGCCGCGGCGGCGGGTGACCACCGTGCTGCGGAAATTCGAGATCCGCGTGAAGACCATCAAACTGGTGCCCGACGCGGCCAGCATGGCCTTCATGGGCGCGCGCATCGTCCGGCCCGACGCCCGGCCGCTGCTCAGCCTGCGGCAGAACCTCTGGCGGCCCGCCGTGCGGGCCCTGAAACGCACGCTGGACCTGGCCGTGGCCTTGGCGGCGCTGCCCGCCGTGCTGCTGGTCATCCTGCTGGCCGCGCCCTGCCTGGGCTTCCGGCCCCTGATGCGCATCCGGCGATACGATCTGGCCCGGCGGCCCATCCACCTGCTGCAGCTGCGCGTGGACTACGAGCAGGGCGGCTGGCTGTTCCAGTCCGGCCTCTATAAGCTGCCCGAACTGCTGGGTGTGCTGCTGGGCCGGCAGAGTCTGGTGGGGCCGGCGCCGCTCATCGAGCGCGAGTTCGATCTCTACGGCGGAAACGGCGCGGCCTTCGCCCACATCCGGCCTGGCCTGACCGGCCTCTGGCAGGTGACCGACTACGGCTACTTCGAGCCCGGCCAGCGCCTGGCTCTGGACATGTACTACACCATGAACTGGAGCCCGCAGCTGGATCTGCGCATCCTGCTGGAATCCGCCGGCAAGGCCCTGCGCAGCCTGCGGCGGCCGCGGGTGGGCGGGCTGCGCTCCTGA
- a CDS encoding pyridoxamine 5'-phosphate oxidase family protein has protein sequence MTAEPGGMRRQDREILERRELDELLHAAGVCRLALAWDDEPYLVPLSFGYDGRRLYFHTALSGRKLDFVAHNPRVCFEVEEEPRVVEHPERGCAWGVAYASVIGYGRLVELLDEAGRKQGLDEIMRHYSGRADWPYAPAVLARTRVWALEIESLTGKRAPGKPEED, from the coding sequence ATGACAGCGGAACCGGGCGGGATGCGGCGCCAGGATCGCGAGATCCTCGAGCGGCGCGAACTGGACGAACTGCTCCACGCGGCCGGGGTCTGCCGGCTGGCGCTGGCGTGGGACGACGAGCCCTATCTGGTGCCGCTCTCCTTCGGCTACGACGGCCGGCGCCTCTACTTCCACACGGCCCTGAGCGGGCGCAAACTGGACTTCGTGGCGCACAATCCGCGGGTCTGCTTCGAGGTGGAGGAGGAGCCGCGCGTGGTGGAGCACCCCGAGCGTGGCTGCGCCTGGGGCGTCGCCTACGCCAGCGTGATCGGTTACGGCCGGCTGGTGGAGCTGCTGGACGAGGCGGGGCGCAAACAGGGTCTGGACGAGATCATGCGGCACTATTCCGGCCGCGCGGACTGGCCCTATGCCCCGGCCGTGCTGGCGCGCACCCGCGTCTGGGCGCTGGAGATCGAATCCCTGACGGGCAAGCGGGCGCCGGGCAAGCCGGAAGAGGACTGA
- a CDS encoding MFS transporter, which translates to MTLASAPSTPAPPNAGGRWRAVVRALHHRNYRLFFMGQGLSLVGTWMQRVALSWLVYRLTDSPFLLGLVGFAGQVPSFLLAPLAGVFADRVDRHRILVVTQALSMLQALLLAVLVLGGWIQIWHVLALSMLLGAINGFDMPVRQTFLIELLDDRRDLGNAIALNSSMFNGARLLGPPLAGLLIALTGEGVCFLLNGISYVAVLGSLFAMRLKPRHVADPRRPERQGLAAGLAEGWRYVRGNPPIWAILMLLTVFNFVVMPYTVLLPVFARDVLRGGPDTLGLLMGGAGLGALGGALYLASRRSVLGTGRLITLAAGVFCLALIAFSLTTRPLLAMALMVPVGFGQMVQMAGSNTLLQSLVDDPMRGRVMSFYTMAFMGTFPLGSLMLGFVAERWGAGLAVGGGALAYLICAAIALPRLPRLRALAHAVYRQRGILPQESAGVA; encoded by the coding sequence ATGACCCTCGCCTCCGCCCCCTCCACCCCCGCTCCGCCGAACGCCGGCGGCCGCTGGCGCGCCGTGGTCCGCGCGCTGCACCACCGCAACTACCGGCTCTTCTTCATGGGACAGGGACTCTCGCTGGTGGGCACCTGGATGCAGCGCGTGGCGCTCTCCTGGCTGGTCTACCGGTTGACGGACTCGCCCTTCCTGCTGGGCTTGGTGGGCTTCGCCGGGCAGGTCCCCAGCTTCCTGCTGGCCCCGCTGGCCGGCGTGTTCGCCGACCGCGTGGACCGGCACCGGATCCTGGTGGTCACCCAGGCGCTCTCCATGCTGCAGGCCCTGCTGCTGGCCGTCCTGGTGCTGGGCGGCTGGATCCAGATCTGGCACGTGCTGGCCCTGAGCATGTTGCTGGGCGCCATCAACGGCTTCGACATGCCCGTGCGCCAGACCTTCCTGATCGAACTGCTCGACGACCGCCGCGACCTGGGCAACGCCATCGCGCTCAACTCCAGCATGTTCAACGGCGCGCGGCTGCTGGGGCCGCCGCTGGCTGGCCTGCTCATCGCCCTCACCGGCGAGGGCGTCTGCTTCCTGCTCAACGGGATCAGCTACGTGGCCGTGCTGGGCTCGCTCTTCGCCATGCGCCTCAAGCCGCGGCATGTGGCGGATCCGCGCCGGCCGGAGCGTCAGGGCCTGGCCGCCGGCTTGGCGGAGGGCTGGCGCTACGTGCGGGGCAATCCGCCCATCTGGGCCATCCTGATGCTGCTGACCGTGTTCAACTTCGTGGTGATGCCCTACACCGTGCTGTTGCCGGTCTTCGCGCGCGACGTGCTGCGGGGCGGCCCGGACACCCTGGGTCTGCTGATGGGCGGCGCGGGCCTGGGCGCACTGGGCGGCGCGCTCTACCTGGCCTCCCGGCGCAGCGTGCTGGGCACCGGGCGCCTGATCACCCTGGCGGCGGGCGTGTTCTGCCTGGCGCTGATCGCCTTCAGCCTGACCACCCGCCCGCTGCTGGCCATGGCGCTGATGGTGCCGGTGGGCTTCGGGCAGATGGTCCAGATGGCGGGCAGCAACACGCTGCTCCAGTCGCTGGTGGACGACCCCATGCGCGGCCGGGTGATGAGTTTCTACACCATGGCCTTCATGGGAACCTTCCCCCTGGGCAGCCTGATGCTGGGTTTCGTGGCCGAGCGCTGGGGCGCCGGCCTGGCGGTGGGCGGCGGCGCGCTGGCCTACCTGATCTGCGCGGCCATCGCCCTGCCGCGCCTGCCCCGGCTGCGCGCGCTGGCGCACGCCGTCTACCGGCAGCGGGGGATCCTGCCCCAGGAGTCCGCCGGCGTGGCCTGA
- the murD gene encoding UDP-N-acetylmuramoyl-L-alanine--D-glutamate ligase: MTRSIHEVPRGGHLLIIGAARSGLAAARLGVARGYRVSLRDDHLAPQELAERLDGLPVEIVRESGLPVGVDLLVPSPVIPPRHPLVARALELGIPVHSEPDFARAWFRGSVLAVSGSNGKTTTTLLAEAVLRACGLSATACGNVGHPFSLVALRADQPAWAVLEISSYQLELSRCLRARCGLLLNISEDHLARHGDMEGYLEAKWRLTAQLTPDGCLVYNGGDPLLAPRARGLGCRVRAFRAGPGPAEARVDGAGLWLAEQAGGPFIRAGEPRLIGAHNLENLAAVLLAARDLELDLTAVRRAMLDFAPVEHRIETVAERAGVRWINDSKATNVDSTAKALAGFPPGGVILLAGGEAKTDDYRAVEELVLRHVRELVVYGRDGALIGDWFQGKLPVHRVAGLEGAVALAAGLAHPGDVVLLSPMCASFDQFANFEERGLRFRDWVRALPEGGPVQRP, from the coding sequence ATGACTCGATCCATCCACGAGGTGCCCCGCGGCGGACATCTGCTGATCATCGGCGCGGCCCGCAGCGGGCTGGCGGCGGCGCGCCTGGGCGTGGCCCGCGGCTATCGGGTCAGCCTGCGCGACGACCACCTGGCGCCGCAGGAACTGGCGGAGCGGCTGGACGGGTTGCCCGTGGAGATCGTGCGCGAATCCGGCCTGCCCGTCGGCGTGGACCTGCTGGTGCCCAGCCCGGTGATTCCGCCCCGCCATCCGCTGGTGGCCCGGGCCCTGGAGCTGGGGATCCCGGTCCACAGCGAGCCCGATTTCGCCCGGGCCTGGTTCCGCGGTTCCGTGCTGGCCGTGAGCGGCTCCAACGGCAAGACCACCACGACGCTGCTTGCCGAGGCCGTGCTGCGGGCCTGCGGACTCTCCGCCACGGCCTGCGGCAACGTGGGCCATCCCTTCAGCCTGGTGGCGCTGCGGGCGGATCAGCCCGCCTGGGCCGTGCTGGAGATCTCCAGCTACCAGCTGGAACTCAGCCGCTGCCTGCGGGCCCGTTGCGGCCTGCTGCTCAACATCAGCGAGGATCACCTGGCCCGCCACGGCGACATGGAGGGCTACCTGGAGGCCAAGTGGCGGCTCACGGCGCAGCTCACGCCGGACGGCTGCCTGGTTTACAACGGGGGCGATCCCCTGCTGGCGCCGCGGGCCCGCGGCCTGGGCTGCCGGGTGCGCGCCTTCCGCGCAGGGCCGGGTCCGGCGGAGGCCCGGGTGGACGGGGCCGGGCTCTGGCTGGCGGAGCAGGCCGGCGGACCCTTCATCCGGGCCGGCGAGCCGCGACTGATCGGCGCGCACAACCTGGAGAACCTGGCGGCCGTGCTGCTGGCGGCCCGGGACCTGGAGCTGGACCTGACCGCCGTGCGGCGTGCCATGTTGGACTTCGCCCCGGTGGAGCACCGCATCGAGACGGTGGCCGAGCGCGCCGGCGTGCGCTGGATCAACGACAGCAAGGCCACCAACGTGGACTCCACGGCCAAGGCTCTGGCGGGCTTCCCTCCCGGCGGCGTGATCCTGCTGGCTGGCGGCGAGGCCAAGACCGACGACTACCGCGCGGTGGAGGAGCTGGTGCTGCGCCACGTGCGCGAGCTGGTGGTTTACGGGCGCGACGGCGCTCTCATCGGCGACTGGTTCCAGGGCAAACTGCCCGTCCATCGCGTCGCAGGCCTGGAGGGCGCCGTGGCGCTGGCTGCCGGGCTGGCCCACCCGGGGGACGTGGTGCTGCTCAGTCCCATGTGCGCCTCCTTCGACCAGTTCGCCAACTTCGAGGAGCGCGGCCTGCGCTTCCGGGACTGGGTGCGCGCGCTGCCCGAGGGCGGCCCCGTCCAGCGTCCCTGA
- a CDS encoding M48 family metallopeptidase — protein MLHRAFLPLTLSILLLMAACSTVPLTGRRQLSLMPASQMQAMSYQEYDGFLKENKLSTDAAKSAMVKRVGQRIQLSVEQYMREKGLGAQLAGYAWEFNLVESDEVNAWCMPGGKVVVYTGLLPVAQDETGLAVVMGHEIAHAIARHGDERMSQNMLQQFGGLALSTYLETKPAETQQLWMTAYGVGSTVGVMLPYSRTHESEADHMGLIFMAMAGYDPAASLTFWERMAAGKSGAPLELLSTHPSDQTRIANLRKLLPEARKRYHPQG, from the coding sequence ATGTTGCACCGCGCCTTCCTGCCGCTTACGCTGTCGATTCTGCTGCTGATGGCGGCCTGCAGCACCGTGCCGCTGACGGGACGCCGCCAGCTCTCGCTGATGCCGGCCTCCCAGATGCAGGCCATGAGCTATCAGGAGTACGACGGCTTCCTCAAAGAGAACAAGCTGAGCACCGACGCCGCCAAATCGGCCATGGTCAAGCGCGTGGGTCAGCGCATCCAGCTCTCCGTCGAGCAGTACATGCGGGAGAAGGGTCTGGGCGCGCAGCTCGCCGGCTACGCCTGGGAATTCAACCTGGTGGAGAGCGACGAGGTGAACGCCTGGTGCATGCCCGGCGGCAAGGTGGTGGTCTACACGGGCCTGCTGCCCGTGGCCCAGGACGAGACCGGCCTGGCCGTGGTGATGGGGCACGAGATCGCCCACGCCATCGCCCGGCACGGCGACGAGCGCATGAGCCAGAACATGCTGCAGCAGTTCGGCGGCCTGGCGCTTTCCACCTACCTGGAGACGAAACCCGCCGAAACCCAGCAACTGTGGATGACCGCCTACGGCGTAGGCAGCACGGTGGGCGTGATGCTGCCCTACAGCCGCACCCACGAGAGCGAGGCCGACCACATGGGCCTGATCTTCATGGCCATGGCCGGCTACGATCCGGCGGCCTCGCTGACTTTTTGGGAGCGCATGGCCGCGGGCAAGTCGGGCGCGCCGCTGGAGCTGCTCAGCACGCACCCCTCCGACCAGACGCGCATTGCCAACCTGCGCAAGCTGCTGCCCGAGGCGCGCAAGCGCTACCATCCGCAGGGCTGA
- a CDS encoding DinB family protein: MDGMAEAFWLGLQRSDRFITVFTSRLVEEDWRRVPPGFPNCALWTLGHLAWYRGLFLDLLTGRPRQGEDWSAWFAKGCTPPAPDDLPDLATCRTRLEAGLEDWRIYLERATDAELRAPLPEPSVFFASRAELLAHLTHHEAHHTGCLSMLSRALGREKVL; the protein is encoded by the coding sequence ATGGACGGGATGGCGGAAGCCTTCTGGCTGGGTCTGCAGCGCAGCGACCGCTTCATCACGGTCTTCACCAGCCGGCTGGTGGAGGAGGACTGGCGGCGGGTGCCGCCGGGCTTTCCCAATTGCGCCCTCTGGACCCTCGGCCACCTGGCCTGGTACCGCGGCCTGTTCCTGGATCTGCTGACCGGCCGGCCGCGCCAGGGCGAGGACTGGAGCGCCTGGTTTGCCAAGGGCTGCACGCCACCCGCGCCGGATGATCTGCCGGATCTGGCCACCTGCCGGACGCGGTTGGAAGCGGGGTTGGAGGACTGGCGCATCTACCTGGAGCGCGCCACCGACGCGGAACTGCGCGCCCCGCTGCCCGAACCATCGGTCTTTTTCGCTTCGCGCGCCGAACTGCTGGCGCACTTGACGCACCACGAGGCCCATCACACCGGCTGTCTCTCCATGCTCAGCCGGGCTCTGGGCCGGGAGAAGGTGCTCTAG
- the rlmN gene encoding 23S rRNA (adenine(2503)-C(2))-methyltransferase RlmN has protein sequence MSHPVSPPTHPAAPARLSLAGDSLEQLRARLMTDGQASFRADQVFNWIHARRTFDFDEMTNLAKSLRLHLNERYSVVDLDVRRRVRSQTSNCEKFLFGLADGARIEAVWMGFEKRSTLCVSTQVGCALDCAFCATATMGFRRHLSAAEIVQQVLWVTAQPGLELSNVVFMGMGEPLHNYENVAAALRLLHDDRGLALSRRRMTVSTAGLVPQIRRLTEDDLPCKLAVSLNAVTNEKRSALMPINRKYPLDPLFAACKEWTEATGQRVTFEYILMEGVNDGPDDIRGLRARLSRLPSKLNLIYYNPTERGFQSSGQPVYQRFFDELQNAPFTVTLRQNMGTDIDAACGQLLVKEERAEAAE, from the coding sequence GTGTCGCATCCCGTCAGCCCGCCCACTCACCCTGCGGCTCCCGCCCGCCTCTCCCTGGCCGGCGACAGTCTCGAACAATTGCGCGCCCGGCTGATGACCGACGGCCAGGCCTCCTTCCGCGCCGACCAGGTCTTCAACTGGATCCATGCCCGGCGCACCTTCGACTTTGACGAAATGACCAACCTGGCCAAGAGCCTGCGCCTCCACTTGAACGAGCGCTACAGCGTGGTGGACCTGGATGTGCGGCGCCGCGTGCGCAGCCAGACCTCCAACTGCGAGAAGTTCCTCTTTGGCTTGGCGGACGGCGCCCGCATCGAGGCCGTCTGGATGGGCTTCGAGAAGCGCAGCACGCTCTGCGTCTCCACCCAGGTGGGCTGCGCCCTGGACTGCGCGTTCTGCGCCACGGCCACCATGGGCTTCCGCCGCCACCTGAGCGCCGCGGAGATCGTCCAGCAGGTGCTGTGGGTCACGGCCCAGCCGGGGCTTGAGCTCAGCAACGTGGTGTTCATGGGCATGGGCGAGCCGCTGCACAACTACGAGAACGTGGCCGCGGCCCTGCGGCTGCTGCACGACGACCGCGGGCTGGCCCTCAGCCGCCGCCGGATGACGGTCTCCACCGCCGGCCTGGTGCCCCAGATCCGCCGCCTGACCGAGGACGATCTGCCCTGCAAGCTGGCGGTCTCGCTCAACGCCGTCACCAACGAGAAGCGCTCGGCCCTGATGCCCATCAACCGCAAGTATCCGCTGGATCCGCTCTTCGCCGCCTGCAAGGAATGGACGGAGGCCACGGGTCAGCGGGTGACCTTCGAGTACATCCTGATGGAGGGTGTCAACGACGGCCCGGACGATATCCGCGGACTGCGCGCGCGCCTCTCGCGCCTGCCCTCCAAGCTCAACCTGATCTACTACAACCCCACCGAGCGCGGCTTCCAGAGCAGCGGGCAGCCGGTCTACCAGCGCTTCTTCGACGAATTGCAGAACGCGCCCTTCACCGTCACGCTGCGCCAGAACATGGGCACGGACATCGATGCCGCCTGCGGCCAGCTGCTGGTCAAGGAGGAGCGGGCGGAGGCGGCAGAATGA
- a CDS encoding glycosyltransferase family 2 protein: MTRTPTPEPSGRPPRQVVEQPDLSVIVVHYNTEELTRACLNSIRAEARDLACEVFLVDNGSSDGSGERLAAANDWLHFLRLERGVGFGAANNVAARLARGRHVLFLNSDTEVQNDALRRVVAFLDEHPRAALAGCRLLKGDGTLDSACRRSFPTPSVSLWKMLGLNRLFPRSRRFAAYDLRYLPQDERYQVDSLVGAFLMARRADLPAGPFDEDYFFYGEDIDLCYLVKQRGREVWYLGDISMLHRKGGTTNKREPWVIFHFHDSMRIFYNKHYRGRYTLPLTILVFTGIYLRMAVFLLMNLFKTRRS, from the coding sequence ATGACGCGCACTCCCACCCCCGAGCCCAGCGGACGCCCGCCGCGGCAGGTCGTGGAGCAGCCGGACCTCTCGGTGATCGTCGTGCACTACAACACCGAGGAGCTGACCCGCGCCTGCCTGAATTCCATCCGTGCGGAGGCCCGCGACCTGGCCTGCGAGGTCTTCCTGGTGGACAACGGCTCCAGCGACGGCTCCGGCGAGCGGCTGGCCGCGGCCAACGACTGGCTGCACTTCCTCCGGCTGGAGCGGGGCGTAGGCTTCGGCGCCGCCAATAACGTGGCCGCCCGGCTGGCCCGCGGCCGCCACGTGCTCTTCCTCAATTCCGACACGGAGGTGCAGAACGACGCGCTGCGGCGCGTGGTGGCCTTCCTGGACGAACATCCCCGCGCGGCCCTGGCCGGCTGCCGCCTGCTCAAGGGCGACGGCACCCTGGACAGCGCCTGCCGCCGCTCCTTCCCCACGCCCAGCGTGTCGCTCTGGAAGATGCTGGGCCTGAACCGGCTCTTTCCCCGCAGCCGGCGCTTCGCCGCCTACGACCTGCGCTATCTGCCCCAGGACGAGCGCTATCAGGTGGACAGCCTGGTGGGCGCCTTCCTGATGGCGCGCCGCGCGGACCTGCCCGCCGGTCCCTTCGACGAGGACTACTTCTTCTACGGGGAGGACATCGACCTCTGCTACCTGGTCAAGCAGCGGGGCCGCGAGGTCTGGTACCTGGGCGACATCAGCATGCTGCACCGCAAGGGCGGCACCACCAACAAGCGCGAGCCGTGGGTGATCTTCCACTTCCACGACTCCATGCGCATCTTCTACAACAAGCACTACCGCGGGCGCTACACGCTGCCGCTGACGATCCTGGTCTTCACCGGCATCTATCTGCGCATGGCCGTGTTCCTGCTGATGAACCTCTTCAAGACGCGCCGCAGCTGA
- a CDS encoding response regulator codes for MKPHILLVEDEDAVREISTQMLTMLGYQVTSVVDGPEAIGVFTREPDLFDLLMLDMNLPGMSGRQLLQELRKLRPNVRAIYCSGDPEPDSSPGDPPHLYKPYRLMELKSCIESQLSSSR; via the coding sequence GTGAAGCCGCACATCCTGTTGGTTGAAGATGAAGACGCGGTCCGCGAGATCAGCACGCAGATGCTGACCATGCTGGGCTATCAGGTGACTTCGGTCGTGGACGGACCCGAGGCCATCGGCGTGTTCACCCGCGAACCGGACCTGTTCGACCTGTTGATGCTGGACATGAACCTGCCCGGCATGTCGGGCCGCCAGCTGCTGCAGGAGCTGCGCAAGCTGCGCCCGAACGTGCGCGCCATCTACTGCAGCGGGGATCCCGAGCCCGACTCGTCACCCGGGGACCCGCCCCATCTCTACAAGCCCTACCGCTTGATGGAATTGAAGTCCTGCATCGAGTCCCAATTGTCCTCCTCCAGGTAG